The window TGTAGAATATATATTTGGGTGGAAAGGTGTTGGCAAGGAAGTTGTTGATGCATTAGATAAATATGATTTGCCGGTAGTAATGGGAACAGTATTGGTTGCTGCATTTTTATTTGTGCTAATTAATATACTGGTTGATATAATTTATGGATTACTCGACCCGCGAATACGATTGAGGTAAATAGTAAGAGTTTGAAAGTTGTAAGGTTTGAAAGTTAGAAAGAGGAGTTTAACTGATAAATAAGTTGTATTTCGATGGTCATAGGCTCGCTCAGTTAATGATTGACTATGATTTAGGTGTAAGCACGCAGCAAGTGTATGAATTAAAAAAAATTGATAATGATTATTTTGGAGAGGAATAGTATAATTTGCTTTGATTTTTCAACGTTCTAACCTTCCAACTTTAAACAAACTATTCATGAGAAAAAAAATTGTTGCCGGTAATTGGAAAATGAATAAAAGCCTTTCAGAAGCAATTGCTCTTTTGGAAGCGCTAGATGATTCCTATGAAACATATGCAACTGAAGCTGTTGAGGTTGTTGTTGCTCCGCCTTTCCCGTATTTATTTTCGATTAAGGAATCGGTTAGGAATAAAAATATTGCAATAAAAGTTGCTGCACAAAATTGCCATCACGAGGAGAAAGGAGCTTATACCGGAGAAGTTTCTGCATCCATGTTAAGTTCGATTGGAATAGATTATATTATTATTGGACATTCTGAAAGACGACAATATTTTAATGAAAATTCTGCACAGCTAAAAAATAAAATTCAACAAGCATTTTCAAATAACTTAACTCCAATTTATTGTGTGGGCGAAAGTTTGGCTGAACGTGAAGCTAACAGGCATTTTGAAATTGTTGAGCAGCAGCTTACAGAAGTTTTAGCAGGAATTTCACCGCAAGCTAAATTTGTGGTTGCTTACGAGCCGGTTTGGGCTATTGGCACAGGAAAAACAGCGTCTGTAAATCAAGCGCAAGAAATGCATGCATTTATTCGTGCGGTATTGCAAACGATACTGTCGCCCGATACAGCAGCCGCTACATCTGTGTTGTATGGTGGTAGTTGTAATGCGCAAAATGCAAAAGATTTATTTGCTTGCACAGATATAGACGGAGGACTTATTGGAGGCGCTTCGTTAGACGCCACTCAATTTATTACAATCATTAAATCATTTTAAAATGGATTATATAGAGTTTGATTTTACTGTAAGTCCATTAGAGCCGCATGCTGAAATTCTTACCACAAATTTGGCTGAATTAGGCTTTGATAGTTTTGTAGACACAGAAAAAGGCTTTCTTGCGTATATACCGCAAAACGTTTTTACAAAAGATGTAATAAAAAGTATTGGCGAATTTTATAATTCGGAAGTTTCTGTAACCTATACCTATAGAGCTATTCAACAACAAAACTGGAATAAAATTTGGGAAGACAACTTTAAACCAATTGTTGTTGCAGATAAATGTGCTGTTCGCGCTACTTTTCACGAGCCAATGAAATTTCCTTACG is drawn from Bacteroidota bacterium and contains these coding sequences:
- a CDS encoding triose-phosphate isomerase — its product is MRKKIVAGNWKMNKSLSEAIALLEALDDSYETYATEAVEVVVAPPFPYLFSIKESVRNKNIAIKVAAQNCHHEEKGAYTGEVSASMLSSIGIDYIIIGHSERRQYFNENSAQLKNKIQQAFSNNLTPIYCVGESLAEREANRHFEIVEQQLTEVLAGISPQAKFVVAYEPVWAIGTGKTASVNQAQEMHAFIRAVLQTILSPDTAAATSVLYGGSCNAQNAKDLFACTDIDGGLIGGASLDATQFITIIKSF